In the Podospora pseudocomata strain CBS 415.72m chromosome 5, whole genome shotgun sequence genome, one interval contains:
- the SGD1 gene encoding suppressor of glycerol defect (BUSCO:EOG09261I1G; COG:T; EggNog:ENOG503NXJN), producing the protein MAPRGQGPIKRPALPPHLLKELGASDNHKRRDNRTTVTSRKEQRKAERQGKRTGRSDAIRNRQAPAPQRNQPSPSKSQPPKKSPAAPAKAEPKSALKKNKTPEPDSDEEDEDDFGGFDDEDDELSDGILNEDSGEDMGDDGEDHDDEDSQEDDEDEDEEEDEEDEEDEDTPPPTNKKLSKTLKDKFAEDDAEIAALEKKLGMKGKKKLPQSFIDDGLGELLGELDGNLEDGVSDKRKRKAEADEWLAQKRRKAEAAAAASTQKKRAQPDSDESEDGDSDEDMDDMDEDMDGFGCKGDGLDDEEDEEGSDEGEEDGFDDFGSEDEDMEEQLAKKVRENPYVAPTTGQTAKYVPPSLRKATGSESELEARVRRQTQGLVNRITEANLLTILGEIEKLYRDNARQHVTSALVDLLLIQVCDPTSLPDTLLILSAGFASAAYKVFGTDFGAQLIQEVVERYDKYYEEAQEAALGGPDVPKQTSNLITFVSQLYNFQLIGPGLIFDYIRTLLNNLSELNAELLLRIVRMCGTTLRTDDPMALKDIVTLIPGAVAKHGEKNLTVRTKFMIETITDLKNNKLKAGAGASAIVSEHTAKMKKTLGQLKARKLKATEPLRIGLQDIRDADKTGKWWLVGASWAGKSKDKKDAKEKPATEEREDDDSDDESIVLDDFEEGPDLLELAREQGMNTEVRRSIFVTILSALDVQDAYIRILKLRLNKERQREIATVITKCVGAEKHYNPYYTLIARKVCENMREVKWSFQTCLWKMFGRMGETGFVEEDEELEEEELEEEFSTQRLLNTAKMVGSLIASGHMSLIAIRRLNLAYLQKRTRNWMEIMLNTLLLECQTGEKPGEEVITKVFAAVNTAPEFAIQLQHFLKKVTRKTDLTASKKETKLVRERCKMAEAALQAVVAAEELL; encoded by the coding sequence ATGGCTCCTCGTGGACAGGGTCCCATTAAGCGGCCAGCGCTGCCGCCGCATCTTCTCAAGGAACTGGGCGCATCAGATAACCATAAACGACGAGACAATCGCACGACAGTTACGTCGAGAAAGGAGCAGCGCAAGGCGGAGCGACAGGGAAAAAGGACTGGAAGATCAGATGCGATTCGGAATCGTCAAGCGCCCGCACCTCAGCGAAATCAGCCATCACCGTCAAAATCTCAACCCCCGAAGAAGTCTCCCGCGGCGCCTGCGAAAGCCGAGCCGAAATCCGCACTGAAGAAGAATAAAACGCCTGAGCCAGActctgacgaggaggatgaagatgacttTGGGGGTttcgatgatgaagacgatgagCTGTCAGATGGCATCTTAAATGAGGACTCGGGCGAGGACATGGGTGATGACGGGGAGgaccacgacgacgaagatTCGCAagaggacgatgaagatgaagatgaggaggaggacgaggaggacgaggaggacgaagataccccaccaccaacaaataAGAAGCTCTCCAAGACACTGAAGGATAAATtcgccgaggatgatgccgagATTGCAGCTCTGGAAAAGAAACTAGGGatgaagggcaagaagaagctaCCCCAGTCATTCATCGATGACGGTCTGGGTGAACTTTTGGGAGAGTTGGATGGAAATCTGGAAGATGGGGTCTCAGACAAGCGGAAGCGCAAGGCCGAGGCAGATGAGTGGCTGGctcagaagaggaggaaggcggaggctgctgccgctgcatCGACGCAGAAAAAGCGAGCACAACCAGACTCTGACGAGAGCGAGGACGGGGATAGCGACGAGGACATGGATGATAtggatgaggatatggatGGTTTCGGTTGTAAAGGAGATGGTTtggacgatgaagaagacgaagaaggaagcgatgagggtgaggaggacggATTCGATGACTTTGGATcagaggatgaggatatggaAGAACAACTAGCAAAAAAGGTCCGCGAAAACCCCTATGTTGCTCCAACAACAGGGCAGACGGCAAAATATGTCCCTCCATCACTACGCAAAGCCACAGGTTCGGAATCAGAGCTGGAGGCCCGAGTTCGTCGGCAGACACAAGGCCTTGTCAACAGGATTACTGAAGCGAACCTTTTGACCATTCTCGGCGAAATTGAGAAGCTTTACAGAGACAACGCTCGACAGCACGTCACATCCGCCCTCGTTGATTTACTCCTTATTCAGGTGTGCGATCCCACAAGCTTGCCAGACACACTCCTTATTCTCTCGGCCGGCTTTGCCTCTGCAGCCTACAAGGTGTTTGGAACGGACTTTGGAGCGCAATTGATCCAGGAGGTGGTAGAGCGCTACGACAAGTACTACGAGGAAGCTCAGGAGGCCGCACTTGGTGGGCCAGATGTACCAAAGCAAACATCAAACCTGATAACATTCGTCTCACAGCTGTACAACTTCCAGCTGATCGGCCCAGGCTTGATATTCGACTACATTCGTACCCTTCTGAATAACCTTTCTGAGCTGAATGCTGAACTACTGCTTCGAATTGTGCGGATGTGTGGTACTACCCTCCGCACGGACGACCCAATGGCTCTCAAAGACATTGTCACGTTGATTCCAGGAGCCGTGGCGAAGCATGGCGAAAAGAACCTGACCGTTAGGACCAAGTTCATGATTGAGACCATCACAGATCTCAAAAATaacaagctcaaggctggAGCCGGTGCGTCAGCTATTGTTTCGGAGCATACCGCCAAAATGAAGAAGACACTAGGTCAGCTCAAGGCAAGGAAACTGAAGGCGACGGAACCATTGCGCATCGGGCTGCAAGATATCCGAGACGCTGACAAGACTGGAAaatggtggttggttggtgccAGTTGGGCAGGCAAATCCAAGGATAAGAAGGATGCCAAAGAAAAGCCAGCCACTGAAGAGCGAGAAGATGACGACAGTGACGACGAAAGCATCGTGCTAGATGACTTTGAAGAAGGTCCCGATCTTTTGGAACTGGCCAGAGAGCAAGGCATGAACACTGAGGTCCGGCGGTCCATCTTTGTCACCATCTTGTCAGCTCTCGACGTCCAAGACGCCTATATCAGGATTCTCAAACTCCGCCTCAACAAGGAACGCCAAAGGGAGATCGCGACTGTGATCACCAAATGCGTTGGCGCTGAGAAGCACTACAACCCTTACTACACTCTCATCGCCAGAAAGGTGTGCGAGAACATGCGTGAGGTGAAGTGGTCATTCCAGACTTGCCTCTGGAAGATGTTTGGCAGGATGGGTGAAACTGGCTTtgtggaagaggacgaggagctggaagaggaagagctcgaggaAGAGTTCAGCACCCAAAGGTTACTCAACACGGCCAAGATGGTGGGCTCATTGATTGCGAGTGGGCATATGAGCTTGATCGCCATTAGGCGGCTGAATCTCGCCTATCTGCAAAAGAGGACACGAAACTGGATGGAGATCATGCTCAacacgctgctgctggagtgCCAGACAGGTGAGAAGCCTGGGGAAGAGGTTATCACGAAGGTGTTTGCGGCTGTCAACACTGCCCCTGAATTTGCCATTCAGTTGCAGCACTTTTTGAAGAAGGTCACGAGAAAGACGGATCTGACTGCAAGCAAAAAGGAGACAAAGCTGGTGAGGGAAAGGTGCAAGATGGCAGAGGCGGCACTACAAGCCGTCGTAGCAGCCGAAGAGTTGTTGTAA
- the LPD1 gene encoding dihydrolipoamide dehydrogenase precursor (COG:C; EggNog:ENOG503NXXS) codes for MLSQRLLLGRTAVRSALKPSGSPIALASRWSRTYASQSEEKDLVIIGGGVAGYVAAIKAGQEGMKVACIEKRGTLGGTCLNVGCIPSKSLLNNSHLYHQILHDTKHRGIEVGDVKLNLQQLMKAKETSVTGLTKGVEFLLKKNGVEYIKGTGSFQDEHTVKVELNDGGETSITGKNILIATGSEVTPFPGLTIDEQTVISSTGAIALEKVPEKLVVIGGGIIGLEMASVWSRLGSKVTVVEYLDQIGGPGMDTEVAKGIQKILKKQGITFKTGTKVLSGEKTGDEVKVQTEAAKGGKEETLDADVVLVAIGRRPYTGGLGLENIGLELDERGRVIIDAEYRTKIPHIRCVGDATFGPMLAHKAEEEAVAVVEYIKKGYGHVNYGCIPSVMYTFPEVAWVGQSEQDLKKADIPYRVGTFPFSANSRAKTNLDTEGFVKILADPETDRLLGIHIIGPNAGEMIAEGTLALEYGASSEDIARTCHAHPTLSEAFKEAAMATHAKAIHF; via the exons ATGCTGTCACAGAGATTACTACTCGGCCGGACCGCCGTCAGGTCCGCCCTCAAGCCATCAGG CTCCCCAATTGCCCTTGCGAGCAGATGGTCCAGGACTTATGCTTCCCAGTCTG aggagaaggatcttgtcatcatcgggggtggtgttgctggctatgttgccgccatcaaggccGGCCAGGAGGGCATGAAG GTCGCATGCATCGAGAAGCGCGGAACACTCGGCGGAACCTGCCTCAACGTCGGATGCATCCCATCAAAATCGCTCCTTAACAACTCACATCTGTACCACCAGATCCTTCACGACACAAAACACCGTGGTATCGAGGTCGGTGATGTCaagctcaacctccaacagcTCATGAAGGCTAAGGAGACATCCGTCACTGGTCTCACCAAGGGTGTCGAGTTCCTGCTCAAGAAGAACGGCGTCGAGTATATCAAGGGTACCGGCAGCTTCCAGGATGAGCACACCGTTAAGGTCGAGCTCAACGACGGCGGCGAGACCAGCATCACCGGCAAgaacatcctcatcgccaccgGTTCCGAGGTtacccccttccccggccTCACGATTGACGAGCAGACCGTCATCAGCAGCACTGGCGCCATTGCCCTCGAGAAGGTCCCCGAGAAGCTCGTCGtcattggtggtggtatcatTGgtctcgagatggcctccgTCTGGTCTCGCCTGGGCTCCAAGGTCACCGTTGTCGAGTACCTCGACCAGATCGGCGGTCCCGGCATGGACACCGAGGTTGCCAAGGGCATCCAGAAGATCCTGAAGAAGCAGGGCATCACCTTCAAGACCGGTACCAAGGTCCTTTCCGGCGAGAagactggtgatgaggtcAAGGTTCAGaccgaggctgccaagggtggcaaggaggagacg CTCGATGCTGACGTCGTCCTTGTTGCTATTGGTCGTCGCCCCTATACCGGCGGTCTTGGTCTTGAGAACATCGGCCTCGAGCTCGATGAGCGCGGCCGTGTCATTATTGACGCCGAGTACCGCACCAAGATCCCCCACATTCGCTGCGTCGGTGACGCCACCTTCGGCCCCATGCTTGCGcacaaggctgaggaggaggctgtcgCTGTTGTCGAGTACATCAAGAAGGGCTACGGCCACGTCAACTACGGCTGCATTCCCTCCGTCATGTACACCTTCCCCGAGGTTGCGTGGGTTGGTCAGTCTGAGCAGGACCTCAAGAAGGCCGACATCCCCTACCGCGTCGGCACTTTCCCCTTCAGCGCCAACTCCCGTGCCAAGACCAACCTCGACACTGAGGGGTTCGTCAAGATTCTCGCCGACCCTGAGACCGACCGCCTTCTCGGCATCCACATCATCGGCCCCAACGCTGGTGAGATGATTGCTGAGGGCACTCTTGCGCTCGAGTATGGTGCTTCCAGCGAGGATAttgcgcgcacttgccacGCCCACCCTACTCTTTCTGAGGCCTTCAAGGAGGCTGCCATGGCCACCCACGCCAAGGCCATCCATTTCTAA
- a CDS encoding hypothetical protein (EggNog:ENOG503NUM0; COG:I) — MAKLTKERTYPLMSRREIEAQIADGRHMVIVDGHVLKVDAFMQFHPGGDKAMKHMVGRDATDEVNGLHSPEARAMMNKYRVGRIEGRWNNFLPPIQGGKFRKRLEDGAMEVEEEDDSGRLSAPAVTITADTPSSELESRPPSPVFDVDGSALRKRQVKESMGSSAASITSASSLEESHGDGSLPLDGMAHLDILTRKEIKLDLDKYPAVDQDTQEVIVEKYRKLHDRIKTDGLYDCNYYAYAIECSRYITFFGLMLLFLKWKWYIPSAFFLGVFWHQLVFSAHDAGHMGITHNFQVDTIIGIIIADFLGGLSLGWWKRSHNVHHIVTNSPEHDPDIEHMPFFAISHRFLASLRSTYYERIMPYDAAAKFFISMQHNLYYVIMLFGRFNLYRLSMEYLILGQGPKKGVAAWHRWFEFAGQVFFWYWFGYELLYKSVDGGWNRFWFVMVSHMVTCPLHVQITLSHFAMSTADLGVDESFPQKMLRTTMDVDCPTWLDFFHGGLQFQAIHHLFPRIPRHNLRKTQRLVQEFCDEVGIPYALFGFVDGNKEVIGRLGEVARQAAILKKCQGVMIGEGRVERHHHHHHH, encoded by the coding sequence ATGGCGAAATTAACCAAGGAACGCACCTACCCGCTGATGAGCCGCCGAGAGATCGAGGCTCAGATTGCTGATGGGAGGCACATGGTTATCGTGGACGGACATGTTCTCAAGGTCGATGCCTTTATGCAGTTTCACCCTGGTGGTGACAAGGCGATGAAGCacatggtggggagggatgcTACGGATGAGGTCAATGGACTTCATTCCCCTGAGGCGAGGGCGATGATGAACAAGTATCGCGTTGGAAGGATTGAAGGAAGGTGGAATAATTTCTTGCCGCCTATTCAAGGTGGTAAATTTAGAAAACGGCTTGAGGATGGGGCaatggaggtggaagaggaggatgattctGGACGGCTGTCGGCTCCGGCGGTGACAATAACGGCAGACACACCGTCGAGCGAGCTGGAGTCTAGACCACCCTCGCCAGTGTTTGATGTTGACGGTAGTGCTTTGCGGAAGAGACAGGTGAAGGAATCAATGGGGTCGAGTGCTGCGTCGATAACCTCGGCATCGTCACTAGAGGAGTCtcatggtgatgggagtCTACCTCTCGACGGCATGGCCcacctcgacatcctcacACGCAAGGAGATCAAGCTTGACCTGGACAAATACCCGGCTGTTGACCAGGATACCCAAGAGGTCATCGTCGAGAAGTACCGCAAGCTCCACGACCGCATCAAGACTGATGGGTTGTATGACTGCAACTATTACGCCTACGCCATCGAATGCTCCCGGTACATCACCTTTTTTGGCctgatgctgctgttcctCAAGTGGAAGTGGTACATCCCCAGCGCTTTCTTCCTTGGTGTTTTCTGGCATCAGCTTGTCTTTTCCGCCCATGACGCCGGCCACATGGGGATTACGCACAATTTTCAGGTTGATACCATTATCGGGATCATCATTGCGGATTTCTTGGGAGGGCTGTCGTTGGGATGGTGGAAACGCAGTCATAACGTCCACCATATTGTGACAAATTCGCCGGAGCACGACCCCGACATCGAGCACATGCCGTTTTTTGCTATTTCCCACCGTTTTTTGGCGAGTCTGAGGTCGACGTACTACGAGCGGATCATGCCGTacgatgctgctgccaagttcTTCATTTCGATGCAGCACAACTTGTATTATGTCATCATGCTCTTTGGGAGGTTCAACCTCTACCGGTTGTCGATGGAGTATCTGATCCTCGGGCAGGGGccgaaaaagggggtggcggCCTGGCACCGCTGGTTCGAGTTTGCTGGACAGGTCTTTTTTTGGTATTGGTTTGGGTACGAGCTGCTGTACAAGTCCGTCGATGGCGGTTGGAACAGGTTCTGGTTCGTGATGGTCAGCCACATGGTGACTTGCCCGCTGCATGTGCAGATCACGCTGAGCCACTTCGCCATGTCGACGGCTGAtttgggggtggatgagAGTTTCCCGCAAAAGATGCTGCGGACGACGATGGATGTGGATTGCCCGACCTGGCTGGACTTCTTTCACGGTGGTCTGCAGTTTCAGGCGATTCACCATTTGTTTCCGAGGATTCCGAGGCATAACCTGAGGAAGACGCAGAGGTTGGTGCAGGAGTTTTGCGATGAGGTCGGGATTCCGTATGCGCTCTTTGGGTTTGTGGATGGGAACAAGGAGGTgattgggaggttggg